In a single window of the Aquicella siphonis genome:
- a CDS encoding arginine repressor, translating into MTKPKTISGKDTKTLIEALRMILQSNTVGTQEEIKLALEELGHEVNQSKISRLLRRLGAVKTTNERRQTIYTLPIDPAPPASKSIMSELITSIHTNESLIVIHTNPGSASLIGRLLDHHREPLMILGTVAGDDTVFIAPQSVKKIMKTLQLIQTFLAQMT; encoded by the coding sequence ATGACGAAACCTAAAACGATATCGGGAAAAGACACCAAGACACTCATCGAAGCCTTACGCATGATTCTTCAGTCCAACACCGTCGGCACCCAGGAAGAAATCAAGCTGGCGCTCGAGGAACTGGGTCATGAAGTCAATCAATCAAAGATTTCGCGTCTTTTGCGCAGGCTGGGCGCGGTAAAAACAACCAATGAGCGCAGGCAGACGATTTACACTCTGCCTATCGACCCGGCGCCGCCAGCGTCGAAAAGCATCATGTCCGAATTAATCACCAGCATTCACACCAATGAGAGCCTGATTGTCATTCATACCAATCCCGGATCAGCGTCATTGATTGGAAGATTACTAGATCATCATCGTGAACCGCTAATGATATTGGGCACCGTCGCAGGCGATGATACAGTTTTTATTGCTCCTCAATCCGTAAAAAAAATCATGAAAACCCTGCAGCTGATCCAAACATTTTTAGCACAAATGACTTAA